Proteins co-encoded in one Arachis hypogaea cultivar Tifrunner chromosome 13, arahy.Tifrunner.gnm2.J5K5, whole genome shotgun sequence genomic window:
- the LOC112732617 gene encoding pterocarpan synthase 1-like, with protein sequence MTKALTFFSTLTVLFFLFSSYVTAKQPRFYRSISPTSLALRKEKLSHLHFYFHDIVSGPKPTAIRVAEAQVTKHSPTLFGAVVMIDDPLTAGPEPSSKLVGKAQGIYASASQNDMGLLMVMNLDFSEGKYNGSTLSLLGRNSHLILI encoded by the coding sequence ATGACCAAAGCCTTAACCTTCTTCTCCACACTCAcggtcctcttcttcctcttctcgtCCTATGTAACAGCCAAACAACCACGCTTCTATCGAAGCATTTCTCCGACATCTCTGGCCCTCCGCAAAGAGAAGCTCAGCCACCTCCACTTCTACTTCCACGACATTGTCAGCGGCCCAAAGCCCACCGCCATAAGGGTGGCCGAGGCCCAAGTGACAAAACATTCCCCCACCCTCTTCGGAGCCGTGGTCATGATCGACGACCCCTTGACAGCGGGGCCCGAGCCCAGCTCGAAGCTCGTGGGAAAAGCCCAGGGAATCTACGCCTCTGCTTCGCAGAACGACATGGGGTTGCTGATGGTGATGAACTTGGATTTCTCTGAAGGCAAATACAATGGCAGCACGCTAAGCTTGCTTGGTCGGAACAGCCATTTGAtcttaatttga